The proteins below are encoded in one region of Enterobacteriaceae endosymbiont of Plateumaris consimilis:
- a CDS encoding valine--tRNA ligase, with product MDTIYNPKEFEKKIYFFWENNGYFKCTTDKFKKNFSIMVPPPNITGSLHMGHALQYIIIDIITRYQRMLGKNILCQIGTDHAGIATQSMIEKNFFVKNNKAQYKYDKKIFLNEVWKWKKKCCDVIFNQMRRLGLSADWNRKRFTMDDKFSKTVKNIFISLYKEGLIYKKKRLTHWDLKLRTAISDLEVEHKKLNTYVWYIRYSLEKNITTLTGKNYLVISTTRPETLLADTAIAINPLDKRYSNLIGKFVIVPLINRKIPIIIDNHADINKGTGCVKISPAHNFDDYQVAIRHNLPLINIFNNHGNILNKYQIYDIYGKKIKIYSENIPDIFQNLHYTKVRKIIINMIKNDGLLELYEQKLILVPYSSRSNTIIQPMLTSQWYLNIKKLAKTAINAVKKKQIKFFPQIYENMFYSWMENIQDWCISRQLWWGHQIPIWYDINKKIYVGKNEKEIRNTYNLKKDVFIKQDKNVLDTWFSSSLWTFVTLDWPNYTKEFSMFHPTNVIVSGFDIIFFWISRMIMMTMHFVKNKDNTSQIPFKNILMTGLIRDEKGEKMSKSKGNVIDPIDIIDGISFTDLLKKRLINITEEKYIQLIKNHTKKHFLNGSKSYGTDALRFTLAALSSTGRDIYWDMSRLDGYRNFCNKLWNASILILKNIKYKYINNKEKLSITDKWIISEYNIVIKLYTNALNKYRFDQATNILYNFIWNKFCDWYLEYAKIIFKNKIQIQYMSIHYTLYNIFESLLKLAHPIIPFLTEVIWQKIKKNKKKYSDSIMIQSFPKFNKTEIDNKAASFFKILMKIITVVRKIKIDIYIKTNKKINLYLKNKNQEIFLYLKNNVYLLQNFLNINQIFFILQKELFPKMSFIEKIDDIELSIPIDNALIDKDYVLVKINKRLKHNKQSIDYLNNLISNKNFLKNAPKNVIENNIQKLKKYKKIEIELIKKRELIKII from the coding sequence ATGGATACAATATATAATCCTAAAGAATTTGAAAAAAAAATATATTTTTTTTGGGAAAATAATGGATATTTCAAATGTACAACAGATAAATTTAAAAAAAATTTTTCTATTATGGTGCCACCACCTAATATAACTGGTTCTTTACATATGGGACATGCATTACAATATATTATTATTGATATCATAACACGTTATCAACGTATGCTAGGAAAAAATATTTTGTGTCAAATAGGTACTGATCATGCAGGAATTGCTACTCAAAGTATGATAGAAAAAAATTTTTTTGTAAAAAATAATAAAGCTCAATATAAATATGATAAAAAAATTTTTTTAAATGAAGTTTGGAAATGGAAAAAAAAATGTTGTGATGTAATATTTAATCAAATGCGCAGATTAGGTTTGTCTGCAGATTGGAATCGTAAAAGATTTACTATGGATGATAAATTTTCTAAAACTGTAAAAAATATTTTTATATCTCTTTATAAAGAAGGATTAATATATAAAAAAAAAAGATTAACACATTGGGATTTAAAACTTCGTACTGCAATATCTGATTTAGAAGTAGAACATAAAAAACTTAACACTTACGTTTGGTATATTCGTTATTCATTAGAAAAAAATATAACTACATTAACTGGTAAAAATTATTTAGTTATATCTACTACAAGACCAGAAACATTGTTAGCTGATACTGCTATAGCTATTAATCCACTAGATAAACGTTATTCTAATTTAATAGGAAAATTTGTAATAGTACCATTAATTAATAGAAAAATACCTATTATTATAGATAATCATGCAGATATAAATAAAGGTACTGGATGTGTAAAAATAAGTCCAGCACATAATTTTGATGATTATCAAGTAGCAATTAGACATAATTTACCTTTAATAAATATATTTAATAATCATGGTAATATTTTAAATAAATACCAAATTTATGATATTTATGGCAAAAAAATAAAAATTTATTCTGAAAATATACCTGATATATTCCAAAATTTGCATTATACAAAAGTAAGAAAAATTATTATTAATATGATTAAAAATGATGGATTACTTGAACTATATGAACAAAAACTAATATTAGTACCATATAGTTCTCGTAGTAATACTATAATTCAACCTATGTTAACCAGTCAATGGTATTTAAATATTAAAAAACTAGCTAAAACAGCAATAAATGCAGTTAAGAAAAAACAAATTAAATTTTTTCCTCAAATTTATGAAAATATGTTTTATTCTTGGATGGAAAATATTCAAGATTGGTGTATATCTCGTCAATTATGGTGGGGTCATCAAATACCAATATGGTATGATATTAATAAAAAAATTTATGTTGGAAAAAATGAAAAAGAAATACGTAATACATATAATTTAAAAAAAGATGTTTTTATTAAACAAGATAAAAATGTATTAGATACATGGTTTTCATCTAGTTTATGGACTTTTGTTACTTTAGATTGGCCAAATTATACAAAAGAATTTTCTATGTTCCATCCAACAAATGTTATTGTTAGTGGTTTTGATATTATATTTTTTTGGATATCTAGAATGATTATGATGACAATGCATTTTGTTAAAAATAAAGATAATACATCACAAATTCCATTTAAAAATATTTTAATGACTGGTTTAATTAGAGATGAAAAAGGAGAAAAAATGTCAAAATCCAAAGGTAATGTTATTGATCCAATTGACATTATTGATGGTATCTCATTTACTGATTTATTAAAAAAAAGACTTATTAACATAACAGAAGAAAAATATATCCAATTGATTAAGAATCATACAAAAAAACATTTTTTAAATGGTAGTAAAAGTTATGGAACCGATGCTTTAAGATTTACATTAGCTGCTTTATCTTCTACAGGAAGAGATATATATTGGGATATGTCTCGTTTAGATGGTTATCGTAATTTTTGTAATAAACTTTGGAATGCAAGTATTTTAATTTTAAAAAATATAAAATATAAATATATTAATAATAAAGAAAAATTATCCATTACTGATAAATGGATTATTAGTGAATATAATATAGTAATAAAATTATATACAAATGCATTAAATAAATATCGTTTTGATCAAGCTACTAATATCTTATATAATTTTATATGGAATAAATTTTGTGATTGGTATTTAGAATATGCAAAAATAATTTTTAAAAATAAAATTCAAATTCAATATATGAGTATACATTATACCTTATACAATATTTTTGAATCATTATTAAAACTTGCTCATCCTATTATTCCTTTTTTAACTGAAGTTATATGGCAAAAAATTAAAAAAAATAAAAAAAAATATAGTGATAGTATCATGATACAATCTTTTCCAAAATTTAATAAAACAGAAATAGACAATAAAGCTGCAAGCTTTTTTAAAATTTTAATGAAAATAATTACTGTTGTTCGTAAAATAAAAATTGATATATATATAAAAACAAATAAAAAAATTAATCTTTATTTAAAAAATAAAAATCAAGAAATATTTTTATATTTAAAAAATAATGTATATTTATTACAAAACTTTTTAAATATTAATCAAATTTTTTTTATTTTACAAAAAGAATTATTTCCTAAAATGTCATTTATAGAAAAAATAGATGATATTGAATTATCAATTCCTATAGATAATGCTTTAATTGATAAAGATTATGTATTAGTTAAAATTAATAAAAGATTAAAACATAACAAACAATCAATAGATTATTTAAATAATTTAATTAGTAATAAAAATTTTTTAAAAAATGCACCTAAAAATGTTATTGAAAATAATATTCAAAAATTAAAAAAATATAAAAAAATAGAAATAGAGTTAATTAAAAAAAGAGAATTAATTAAAATAATATAA
- a CDS encoding extracellular solute-binding protein — translation MIFLIKLIFIFFIFNLPIKCLYAITNNNTVVFYNWTEYVPEGLLEEFTKETGIKVIYSTYESNESMYAKLKTYKKESYDLIVPSTYFIAKMKNEGMLQKIDKKKLTNFINLDSKFLNKSFDPNNDYSIPYIWGVTTIAINSNEINLNNINSWSDLWNPKYKNLISLVNDAREVFQIALMKLGYSGNDTNLNHIKNAFKELKKLMPNIVTFNSDNPGIPFIEGEAVLGMIWNGSAYAVKKLGIPLKIIWPKEGGIFWMDSFAIPSNAKNVEGALKLINFLLRAKIAAQVAQITGYSTPNLAAKKLLPKNMINDNTLYPNDKIIKKGEWQNDIGDDINKEYEIYFQQLKNL, via the coding sequence ATGATTTTTTTAATAAAATTAATATTTATTTTTTTTATATTTAATTTACCAATTAAATGTTTATATGCAATTACTAATAATAATACAGTTGTTTTTTATAATTGGACAGAATATGTACCTGAAGGTTTATTAGAAGAATTTACTAAAGAAACTGGAATTAAAGTTATTTATTCAACATATGAATCAAACGAAAGTATGTATGCAAAGTTAAAAACTTATAAAAAAGAATCTTATGATCTTATTGTACCTTCTACATATTTTATTGCTAAAATGAAAAATGAAGGTATGTTACAAAAAATTGATAAAAAAAAATTAACAAATTTTATTAATTTAGATTCTAAATTTTTAAATAAATCTTTTGATCCTAATAATGATTATTCAATTCCATATATATGGGGTGTTACAACTATTGCTATAAATAGCAATGAAATAAATTTAAATAACATAAATAGTTGGTCAGATTTATGGAATCCTAAATATAAAAATTTAATTTCATTAGTTAATGATGCTAGAGAAGTTTTTCAAATAGCATTAATGAAATTAGGTTATTCAGGTAATGACACTAATTTAAATCATATTAAAAATGCATTTAAAGAATTAAAAAAATTAATGCCTAATATCGTTACATTTAATTCAGATAATCCTGGTATTCCTTTTATAGAAGGAGAAGCTGTATTAGGAATGATATGGAACGGATCTGCATATGCAGTTAAAAAATTAGGTATTCCTTTAAAAATTATTTGGCCTAAAGAAGGTGGAATTTTTTGGATGGATAGTTTTGCTATTCCTTCTAATGCAAAAAATGTAGAAGGTGCTTTAAAATTAATTAATTTTTTATTAAGAGCAAAAATAGCAGCTCAAGTAGCACAAATAACAGGATATTCGACACCTAATTTAGCAGCAAAAAAATTATTACCTAAAAATATGATTAATGATAATACATTATATCCAAATGATAAAATCATTAAAAAAGGTGAATGGCAAAATGATATAGGTGATGATATTAATAAAGAATATGAAATTTATTTTCAACAATTAAAAAATTTATAG
- the yajC gene encoding preprotein translocase subunit YajC codes for MNFFISNIEAATTATNNGMHSKDNIISLFVMILIFGIICYFIIIKPQNKKNKEKRELINSLSNGDEILTTGGIIGKIVKISDCGYITILINKNNQIIIKKDFVIAIVPKGTIKKLFS; via the coding sequence ATGAATTTTTTTATTTCCAATATAGAAGCTGCTACAACAGCTACAAATAACGGAATGCATTCTAAAGATAATATTATTTCTTTATTTGTTATGATTTTAATTTTTGGTATAATATGCTATTTTATAATAATTAAGCCTCAAAATAAAAAAAATAAAGAAAAAAGAGAATTAATAAATTCACTTTCTAATGGAGATGAAATATTAACAACTGGTGGAATTATTGGGAAAATTGTTAAAATATCAGATTGTGGATATATTACTATCTTAATAAATAAGAATAATCAAATTATTATTAAAAAAGATTTTGTAATTGCAATTGTACCTAAAGGTACTATAAAAAAACTTTTTTCATAA
- the aroC gene encoding chorismate synthase: MSGNSIGKIFRVTTYGESHGIALGCIVDGVPPGIPLKEYDLQKDLDKRRPGHSKYTSQRKELDIIKIMSGTFNGLTTGTSIGLMIKNIDQRSQDYNNIKNIFRPGHADYTYQKKYGIRDYRGGGRSSARETTMRVAAGAIAKKYLLIKYNTKIRGYLSQMGNIICDFKSWSEVNKNPFFCPNIDQIQDLKNMINNLKKIGNSIGAKITIIVENIPVGLGEPVFDKLDADLAHSIMSINAVKGIEIGDGFKSVNTLGSDYRDEIRSNGFQSNHSGGILGGISTGQNIIINFAIKPTSSISTIGRTINLDNNEVQCTTQGRHDPCVGIRAIPIGEAMVAITILDHLLRYRAQCADILFK; encoded by the coding sequence ATGTCAGGTAATAGTATTGGAAAAATATTTCGCGTAACTACTTATGGAGAATCTCATGGTATTGCTTTAGGATGTATTGTAGATGGTGTTCCTCCTGGTATTCCTCTAAAAGAATATGATTTACAAAAAGATTTAGATAAAAGAAGACCTGGACACTCTAAATATACCTCTCAAAGAAAAGAATTAGATATAATTAAAATTATGTCTGGGACATTTAATGGTTTAACTACTGGAACAAGTATTGGTCTTATGATTAAAAATATAGACCAAAGATCACAAGATTATAATAATATTAAAAATATATTTCGTCCTGGACATGCTGATTATACATATCAAAAGAAATATGGTATAAGAGATTATAGAGGTGGAGGACGTTCTTCTGCAAGAGAAACAACTATGCGTGTTGCCGCTGGTGCTATTGCAAAAAAATATTTATTAATAAAATATAATACTAAAATCAGAGGTTATTTATCACAAATGGGTAATATTATTTGTGATTTTAAAAGTTGGTCAGAAGTAAATAAAAATCCTTTTTTTTGTCCTAATATAGATCAAATACAAGATTTAAAAAATATGATAAATAATTTAAAAAAAATAGGAAATTCTATAGGAGCTAAAATTACTATTATTGTAGAAAATATACCAGTAGGACTAGGTGAACCAGTTTTTGATAAATTAGATGCAGATTTAGCTCATTCTATAATGAGTATAAATGCCGTAAAAGGAATAGAAATAGGTGATGGTTTTAAATCTGTTAATACATTAGGAAGTGATTATCGTGATGAAATTAGATCTAATGGATTTCAAAGTAATCATTCTGGAGGCATCTTAGGAGGAATCAGTACAGGACAAAATATTATTATCAACTTTGCTATAAAACCTACTTCTAGTATTTCTACTATAGGTAGAACAATAAATTTAGATAATAATGAAGTTCAATGTACAACACAAGGTAGACATGATCCTTGTGTTGGAATAAGAGCTATACCTATAGGAGAAGCAATGGTAGCAATCACAATATTAGATCATTTATTACGTTATCGAGCACAATGTGCAGATATTTTATTTAAATAA
- a CDS encoding peroxiredoxin, whose amino-acid sequence MVLVTKKAPDFNASAVLNDGSIINNFNFIEYSKNKVTVIFFWPLDFTFVCPSEIISFNNHYNDFNERNVNILGISCDSQFTHNAWRNTSIKNGGIGKIKFIMISDLKKEIQKKYGIEYPELGVALRASFLIDKKGIIRHQLVNDLPFGRNVNEMIRMIDALNHYEKYGEVCPAQWEKGKKSIIPTSVGISDYLTNNINELN is encoded by the coding sequence ATGGTTTTAGTTACAAAAAAAGCTCCTGATTTTAATGCTTCAGCAGTTTTAAATGATGGTTCAATTATAAATAATTTTAATTTTATAGAATATTCTAAAAATAAAGTTACTGTTATATTTTTTTGGCCTTTAGATTTTACATTTGTTTGTCCTTCAGAAATAATATCATTTAATAATCATTATAATGATTTTAATGAAAGAAATGTCAACATTTTAGGAATTTCATGTGATTCACAATTTACTCATAATGCATGGCGTAATACTTCTATTAAAAATGGCGGTATTGGAAAAATTAAATTTATAATGATATCTGATTTGAAAAAAGAAATACAAAAAAAATATGGTATTGAATATCCTGAACTAGGAGTTGCATTAAGAGCTTCTTTTTTAATAGACAAAAAAGGCATTATAAGACATCAATTAGTAAATGATTTACCTTTTGGTAGAAATGTTAATGAAATGATAAGAATGATTGATGCTTTAAATCATTATGAAAAATATGGTGAAGTATGTCCTGCTCAGTGGGAAAAAGGTAAAAAAAGCATAATACCTACATCAGTAGGAATATCTGATTATTTAACTAATAACATAAATGAATTAAATTAA
- a CDS encoding Rid family detoxifying hydrolase, translated as MKEIIHTQNAPIPIGPYVQGIVFKNIIFISGQISINPLNNKIENNNIEKQTVQVLKNIKYIINKVNCSIKNIVKTTIFLINLDDLNIINNIYKDFFIKNNAHYPARTCVEVSRLPKNAKVEIEAIAIKNNYSS; from the coding sequence ATGAAAGAAATAATTCATACTCAAAATGCTCCTATACCTATAGGTCCATATGTACAAGGGATTGTATTTAAAAATATAATTTTTATTTCAGGTCAGATATCTATTAATCCTTTAAATAATAAAATTGAAAATAATAATATAGAAAAACAAACTGTTCAAGTATTAAAAAATATTAAATATATTATTAATAAAGTAAATTGTTCTATTAAAAATATAGTAAAAACTACAATATTTTTAATAAATTTAGATGATTTGAATATTATAAATAATATTTATAAAGATTTTTTTATTAAAAATAATGCACATTATCCTGCTAGAACTTGTGTAGAAGTATCTCGTTTACCTAAAAATGCAAAAGTTGAAATAGAAGCTATAGCAATAAAAAATAATTATTCTTCATAA
- the argF gene encoding ornithine carbamoyltransferase — protein MNQFYNRHFLKLSDFSKKDIYELLNISLKLKNDKKKNKEIKKLYNKNIILIFEKESTRTRCSFEIACYDQDAKITYLDKHNSHIGYKESIKDTARILSQIYDGIVFRGKNQKDIEILSKYSNIPVWNGLTKEFHPIQILADLLTIQECLINKSLDKISLSYIGDINNNIANSLIEASLIIGFQLNLISPKKLWPNNTLFNNLLLNKNKIFITDNINDGVKNTDFIYTDVWLSMGESSQLWESRIHDLYIYQVNKKLLLQTKNKNVKVMHCLPSLHIYNHYKKYFNNKIIFKYNLFDGLEITDEVFESQNSIIFKQSENKLHVIKAIILLTLLKNKY, from the coding sequence ATGAATCAATTTTATAATCGTCATTTTTTAAAATTATCAGATTTTTCTAAAAAAGATATTTATGAATTACTTAATATTTCATTAAAACTTAAAAACGATAAAAAGAAAAATAAAGAAATTAAAAAATTATATAATAAAAATATAATTTTAATTTTTGAAAAAGAATCAACTAGAACAAGATGTTCTTTTGAAATAGCATGTTATGATCAAGATGCTAAAATAACATATTTAGATAAACATAATAGTCATATAGGATATAAAGAATCAATTAAAGATACTGCACGTATATTAAGTCAAATATATGATGGAATAGTTTTTCGTGGTAAAAATCAAAAAGATATAGAAATTTTATCAAAATATTCAAATATTCCTGTTTGGAATGGTTTAACAAAAGAATTTCATCCTATTCAAATATTAGCAGATTTATTAACAATACAAGAATGTTTAATTAATAAATCTTTAGATAAAATCTCATTATCATATATAGGAGATATAAATAATAATATTGCTAATAGTCTTATAGAAGCATCGTTAATTATTGGATTTCAATTAAATTTAATATCACCAAAAAAATTATGGCCTAATAATACATTATTTAATAATTTATTATTAAATAAAAACAAAATTTTTATAACAGATAATATCAATGATGGTGTTAAAAATACAGATTTTATTTATACTGATGTTTGGTTGTCTATGGGAGAATCTTCTCAATTGTGGGAATCAAGAATTCATGATTTATATATTTATCAAGTTAATAAAAAGTTACTATTACAAACTAAAAATAAAAATGTAAAAGTTATGCATTGTTTACCATCATTACATATATATAATCATTATAAAAAATATTTTAATAATAAAATTATATTTAAATATAATTTATTTGATGGATTAGAAATTACAGATGAAGTTTTTGAATCTCAAAATAGTATTATTTTTAAACAATCAGAAAATAAACTTCATGTTATTAAAGCAATAATATTATTAACTTTATTAAAAAATAAATATTAA
- a CDS encoding rhodanese-related sulfurtransferase, with protein MLLYNRISNFKLKKIIFKKNEERKILSFYKYFFINDPLSLRDNIYILFNALDILGRIYISHEGINAQISVPCYFYNIIKFFLYKLNPKLKDLYINLAIEHKKNAFWVLKVIHKKNILNDNIQNFNFLKFNIIGKYLNASQVNKMIDSKNTILIDIRNYYEYEIGHFNNAIIFKSSRNFREQMSMLLCNLKKYQDKNIILYCTGGIRCEKATSWLIFNNFKNIFHIKGGIIGYINDAKKNNLPIEFKGKNFVFDNRMAESVTTDIISRCYQCNNFYDIHTNCKNNYCHLLFIQCPLCKEKYYNCCSKKCKNIYLK; from the coding sequence ATGTTACTTTACAATAGAATATCTAATTTTAAATTAAAAAAAATCATATTTAAAAAAAACGAAGAAAGAAAAATATTATCTTTTTATAAATATTTTTTTATAAATGATCCATTATCATTACGTGATAATATTTACATTTTATTTAATGCTTTAGATATTTTAGGTAGAATATATATTTCTCATGAAGGAATAAATGCACAAATTAGTGTTCCTTGTTATTTTTATAATATAATAAAATTTTTTTTATATAAACTAAATCCTAAATTAAAAGATTTATATATAAATCTAGCAATAGAACATAAAAAAAATGCATTTTGGGTTTTAAAAGTTATACATAAAAAAAATATTTTAAATGATAATATACAAAACTTTAATTTTTTAAAATTTAATATTATTGGAAAATACTTAAATGCTTCGCAAGTAAATAAAATGATAGATAGTAAAAATACTATTCTTATAGATATCAGAAATTATTATGAATATGAAATAGGTCATTTTAATAATGCTATTATATTTAAATCATCACGTAATTTTAGAGAACAAATGTCAATGTTGTTATGTAATTTAAAAAAATATCAAGATAAAAATATTATTTTATATTGCACTGGTGGTATTCGTTGTGAAAAAGCTACTTCTTGGTTAATATTTAATAATTTTAAAAATATCTTTCATATTAAAGGTGGTATTATTGGTTATATTAATGATGCTAAAAAAAATAATTTGCCTATTGAATTTAAAGGAAAAAATTTTGTTTTTGACAATAGAATGGCAGAATCAGTAACTACAGATATTATTTCACGTTGTTATCAATGTAATAATTTTTATGATATACATACTAATTGTAAAAATAATTATTGTCATTTATTATTTATTCAATGTCCTTTATGTAAAGAAAAATATTATAATTGTTGTAGTAAAAAATGTAAAAATATTTATTTAAAATAA
- the prmB gene encoding 50S ribosomal protein L3 N(5)-glutamine methyltransferase: MNINLKDLLQQDILNELLSIKDMVRWSASCFSISNIWYGHGTDNPLDESIQLILPILGLPPHIWNNICDAKLTLKERKLIFKLVSKRINNRIPIVYLTNKTWFCGHELYIDQRVLIPRSPISELINNKFQSNGLKLTFTPKNILDLCTGSGCIAIACAYLFPNAHIDAIDISLDAINVTEYNVELHGLENRITPIHSNLFEKLYNFPTYDLIIANPPYIDKKELKYLPKEYSYEPQLGLISKNNGLDIINDIILNSFFFLKKKGFLICEVGNQIKYIKKKYHFINFKWLKIKNGGTGIFKLSRNTIKKIRIMKR, from the coding sequence ATGAATATAAATTTAAAAGATCTTCTTCAACAAGACATTTTAAATGAACTTTTATCTATTAAAGATATGGTTCGTTGGTCAGCTAGTTGTTTTAGTATATCTAATATATGGTATGGACATGGAACTGATAATCCTTTAGATGAATCTATTCAATTAATATTACCTATATTAGGATTACCACCACATATATGGAATAATATATGTGATGCAAAATTAACTTTAAAAGAACGAAAATTAATATTTAAATTAGTGTCTAAAAGAATAAATAATAGGATACCTATAGTATATTTAACAAATAAAACTTGGTTTTGTGGACATGAGTTATATATTGATCAGAGAGTATTAATTCCTAGATCACCAATATCAGAATTAATTAATAATAAATTTCAATCTAATGGATTAAAATTAACATTTACTCCTAAAAATATATTAGATTTATGTACTGGAAGTGGATGTATTGCTATTGCATGTGCATATTTATTTCCTAATGCTCATATAGATGCTATAGATATTTCTTTAGATGCTATTAATGTCACCGAATATAATGTTGAATTACATGGTTTAGAAAACCGTATTACTCCAATTCATAGTAATTTATTCGAAAAATTATATAACTTTCCTACTTACGATTTAATAATAGCTAATCCACCTTATATTGATAAAAAAGAATTAAAATATTTACCTAAAGAATATTCATATGAACCACAATTAGGTTTAATATCTAAAAATAATGGATTAGATATTATTAATGATATAATCTTAAATTCTTTTTTTTTTCTTAAAAAAAAGGGTTTTTTAATATGTGAAGTAGGAAATCAAATAAAATATATAAAAAAAAAATATCATTTTATAAATTTTAAATGGTTAAAAATAAAAAATGGAGGTACAGGTATATTTAAATTAAGTCGAAATACAATAAAAAAAATAAGAATAATGAAAAGGTAA